One region of Oryza sativa Japonica Group chromosome 10, ASM3414082v1 genomic DNA includes:
- the LOC9266046 gene encoding retrovirus-related Pol polyprotein from transposon TNT 1-94: protein MSLPTPRVSHSPPRRRWRSPSPRRGRHGSRGQVVVERVVREATTSSVVYPTLTHTNYQDWALVMWVNMQAQGLWGAVEPEGDDLVDYRQDRQALAAILRAVPAEMLATLAVKETAQEAWEAIKTRRIGVQRVREVNAQQLRREFGDILFKDGETVDDFSMRIGGLANNLRTLGDNITEAEVVQKLLQVVPEHLQQIAISIETLLDVNEVSLEEVTGRLRSVEQRKQRKTAAASSQVDANGRLLFTEEEWLAKFRKAASLQDAAHSSGGNGDHRGRGRGKKDGGAPKEAQPKPANPGGRNPGNCKNCGKRGHWAKDCRSKPKAQQAYVAQEEDEEPALLLAKVQLDPPRPRVAAPTNVVSPPSAPRAPSPMGELAVVEARVFAQLDDGGEHDPAMWILDTGATNHMTGSRSAFAELDTVVTGTVRFGDGSVVRIEGRGTVLFSCRFGEHRGIAGVYYIPRLMANIVSLGQLDRSGSKVLIHHGVLRVWDPRGHLLVRVRRSDDCLYTINLYIDRPVCLAARSAEPAWRWHASGERRSRRSPSTALTNTWSSSTAISVGRSNLQRRLVIGIFCCLSMT from the exons ATGTCGCTACCAACGCCACGCGTCTCCCACTCACCACCGCGTCGTCGCTGGCGCTCGCCGTCTCCGCGCCGTGGCCGTCATGGCAGCCGCGGCCAAGTCGTGGTGGAACGCGTCGTCCGCGAGGCGACCACGAGCAGCGTCGTCTACCCGACACTCACCCACACAAATTACCAAGACTGGGCGCTGGTAATGTGGGTGAACATGCAGGCCCAAGGTCTGTGGGGCGCGGTGGAGCCGGAGGGCGATGATCTCGTCGACTATCGGCAGGACCGGCAGGCGCTCGCCGCGATACTTCGCGCCGTGCCCGCCGAGATGCTCGCCACGCTCGCTGTCAAGGAGACGGCGCAGGAGGCGTGGGAAGCGATCAAGACTCGCCGTATCGGTGTGCAGCGCGTGCGTGAGGTGAATGCACAGCAGCTGCGCCGAGAATTCGGTGATATCCTCTTCAAGGACGGTGAAACCGTCGACGACTTCTCGATGCGGATCGGCGGCCTCGCCAACAACCTTCGCACCTTAGGTGATAATATCACTGAAGCTGAGGTCGTTCAGAAATTGTTGCAGGTTGTCCCAGAACATCTCCAGCAAATAGCCATCTCGATTGAGACCTTGCTCGACGTCAATGAGGTGTCTCTCGAGGAGGTTACTGGGCGTCTGCGCTCCGTCGAGCAACGCAAGCAGCGCAAGACTGCGGCGGCATCGAGTCAGGTCGACGCCAATGGCCGTCTCCTCTTCACCGAGGAAGAATGGCTGGCGAAATTCCGCAAGGCGGCCTCTCTGCAAGACGCCGCTCACTCctccggcggcaacggcgaccaCCGGGGTCGAGGGCGTGGGAAGAAGGACGGTGGAGCCCCGAAGGAGGCCCAGCCCAAGCCAGCCAACCCGGGAGGCCGTAACCCGGGAAATTGCAAGAATTGCGGCAAGAGGGGAcattgggccaaagactgtCGCAGCAAGCCCAAGGCCCAGCAAGCTTACGTAGCCCAGGAGGAGGACGAAGAGCCTGCTCTGCTCCTAGCCAAGGTGCAGCTGGATCCGCCGCGTCCTCGCGTCGCTGCACCGACAAACGTCGTCTCGCCACCGAGCGCGCCGAGGGCGCCTTCGCCGATGGGCGAACTCGCCGTAGTCGAGGCAAGGGTCTTCGCGCAGCTAGACGACGGTGGCGAACATGATCCGGCAATGTGGATCCTGGATACTGGCGCAACCAACCATATGACCGGGTCCCGCTCCGCTTTCGCCGAGCTCGACACGGTGGTCACCGGCACTGTCAGGTTTGGCGACGGCTCGGTGGTTCGCATCGAGGGCCGCGGCACCGTCCTGTTCTCCTGCAGGTTCGGGGAACACCGCGGCATCGCCGGGGTCTACTACATCCCGCGGCTCATGGCGAACATCGTCAGCCTTGGACAGCTGGATCGTTCCGGCAGCAAGGTACTGATTCATCACGGCGTCCTGCGCGTGTGGGATCCTCGAGGGCACCTACTCGTCCGTGTCCGACGCTCCGACGACTGCCTCTACACCATCAATCTGTACATCGACCGTCCGGTCTGCCTCGCGGCAAGGAGCGCCGAGCCGGCGTGGCGGTGGCACGCCAG cggcgagcggcgttcCCGACGTAGTCCAAGTACCGCGCTGACGAACACCTGGAGCTCGTCCACGGCGATCTCTGTGGGCCGATCGAACCTGCAACGCCGGCTGGTAATTGGTATTTTTTGTTGCTTGTCGATGACATGA